In the Agrococcus beijingensis genome, CGATCTCATCGACGGCCTCAGCGAGCGACGCGGTGCCGCGGATGCCGTAGGCCGACTGTCCGGAGACCGAGAGCGGCAGGTGGCGGCTGCCGTGGCTCGCGAGCGCGAACAGCGGCTCTGCCGCGAGATCCTCGGCGAGCGAGCGGTTGACGTCGATCCACCGGGCGTTGAGGAAGAGCATCGCGGGCACGTCGAGCTGGCGCAGCACGTCGAGCAGCGCGACGTCGACGCCGCTCCCGTTGGGGCCGCCGCACGCGTCGAGCGTGAGCACGACGGCCTCGCCGTCGACCCGCACGAGATGGCCGGGCAGGTTGAGTCCCCATTGCTGCGGCGCGCGGTCGTCGAGGGCCTCGATCACCGAGGCCTGGGTCGCTCCCGCGAACTGCGACTCGGCGGCGGAGGTCGCTGCGGTGGTCGGCGCAGGGACAGCGACCGGCGTCGAGGTCGGCGTCGGGGTAGGGCCGCCGCTCGTCGGACGCGGGGCCGAGGGGCTTGGACTCGGGTCGGCGGGCGCCGGGTCGGACAGCGGGCTGCAACCGGCGAGGGCCAGCACGCCGAGCACCACGGCGGTGCGCCGGGTCATCTCGGGAAGCCGTGCTTCCCAGACTTCGCGGCCGCTGCCCTGCATGCCCGGAGTCTATGCACGGCAGCGGCCGGCACCCGGCGCGACGCACGGGTGCCGGGTCGGCGTCAGTCGAGCAGCCCCTCCTCCTCGAGCCAGGCCGCCGCGATGTCTGCGGCCGGCGACTCCTCGACGGTGCTGCGGCGGTTGAGCTCGATGAGGGCCTCCGACGTGAGCGCGGCGCTCACCTCGTTGACCGTCGCCTGCGCCTCCGCGTCGACCTTGTCGCTCGCGATCGGCACGACGTTCGACGAGAGGAACAGGCCCTCCGGATCCTCGAGCACGACCAGGTCGTTCTCGGCGATCGTCGGGTCGGCGGTGTAGACGATGGCGAGCTGGATGTCGCCGTCCTGCAGGGCGCGGATCGTCAGCGGGCCGCCGCCGTCCTCGATCGGCGTGAAGGCGACGTCGATGCCGTAGAACTCCGACAGACCCATCGGGCCGTTCGGGCGGCTCTCGGCCTCGGAGTTGGCACCCATGGTGAGCGGCACGTCGACGTTCGCCAGGTCGGCGACCGTGGTCAGGTCGTACTGCTCGGCGAACTCGCGGGTGACGACATAGCTGTCCTGGTCGGTGGCGGGCGCCTGGTCGAGGATCGTGAGGCCCTCGGGGGCGGCCTCGACGAGCGCGTCGTAGACCTCGTCGCTGAGCCGCTCCTCGGGCTCGGGCGACCAGTACTGCAGCAGTGGCCCGGTGTACTCGGGGAACAGGTCGATCGCGCCCGACTCGATCTCGGGCATGTAGACCTCGCGCTGGCCGATGCGCAGCTGCCGGTCGATCGTGTACCCGTCGGCCTCGAGCGCCTGGGCGTAGAGCTCGGCGATGATCTCGCTCGAGTAGTAGTCCTGCGAGCCGACGACGAGCGTGGTGCCGTCGCCGCCGGCCGCCGGGGCGGCGGTTTCGCCCTCGGCGAGTGGGTCGGCGCTGGCGCAGCCGGCCAGCACGAGGCCGCCTGCGGTGAGGGCTGCGAGGGCGATGCCCGCCCTGCGGATGTTGCGTGTCATGCGTGGATCCTCTCCTGTGCGCCTTGGGGTGCGCGATGAGCCTTGGCGCCGGAGCGCGCTCGGTGGGGTTCGGCGCGGCGGGCAGCCGCGGATTGGGCGAGCTGGAAGCCGAGGTCGACGACCAGCGCGAGCAGGCCGACGAGCAGCGACGCGCCCAGCATCATGTCGTACTGCTGGGTCTTCACGCCCTCGAAGAACGGGCGGCCGATGCCCGTGTTCGCGACGTAGGCGGCGAGGGTCGCCGTCGAGATCACCTGGAGGGCCGCCGAGCGCAGGCCGCCGATGATCACTGGGGCGGCGAGCGGCAGCTCGACGGCCTGCACGATCTGCCACTCGGTCATGCCGACCGCTCGCGCGGCGCCGATCACCGGCCGGTCGACCGACTCGACCCCGGCGTAGGCGCCCGCGAGCACCGGCGGGAGCGCCAGCACCAGCAGCGCCAGGAACGGCGCCTCCAGCCCGATGCCCAGCGCCAGGCCGAAGATCGTCAGCAGGCCGAGCGTCGGCAGCGCCCGTGCGCCGCTCGACACGGCGATCACGAGCGCCCGGCCACGCCCGGTGTGGCCGATCCAGATGCCGGCGGGGATGCCGATCACGGCGGCGGTCAGCACGACCGCGGCCGAGAACCCGAGGTGCTCGAGGATGCGCTGGCCCAGGTTGCCGGCGCCCGTCCAGTTCGCGGGGTCGAGGAGCCAGGCGATCGCCTCGACGAAGAGGTTCATGCGCGCACCGCCCGCAGCCACGGCATGGTCAGCCGCCCGGCGAGCACGCACAGCCCGTCGAGGGCGAACGCGACCGCGACGGTCAGCACGATGCCGGTGAGGATCGACGCCTCGATGCCGCGCTGGAACCCGTCGGTGAAGAGCGTGCCGAGGCTCGAGATGCCGATGACGGCGCCGACCGTCACGAGGCTCACGGTCGACACCGTCACCACCCGCAGCGACGACAGCAGCACCGGGCCGGCGAGCGGCAGCTCGACCTTCCAGAACATCGCCCAGCGGGAGTGCCCGGTCGCGGCGGCGGCCAGCCGGACGTGCCCGGGGACGGAGGCGAACGCATCCGCCGCACCGCGCACCAGCAGCGCGCAGCCGTAGACCGTGAGCGCGGTGATCATCGTGGCGGGGGAGCGCAGCGAGAAGCCGGTGATCGCCGGGATGATGATGAACATCGCCAGCGACGGGATCGCATAGAGCAGGCCGGTGCCGGTCAGCAGCGGGGTGCGCAGCCTGGGGCTGCCGGCCGCGAGGCGGCCGAGCGGCACCGACAGCAGCAGCGCGAGCAGGATCGGCGGGATCGCGAGCAGCAGGTGGTCGACCAGCAGGTCGCCCACGATGTGCAGGTTCTGGCTGAGCCAGGTCATCCGGCCAGCACTCCCGCCGGGCGCCCGTCGCCGTCGACGACAATGCTGCGGCCGTCGACATCGCGGATGCTGAGGGTGCGGCGGGCGCTCTCGGCACCCACGAAGCTGGAGACGAACGCATCCGCCGGCGAGGCGAGGATCTCGGCGGGGGTGCCGCGCTGCGCGATCTCGGCGCCGGTGCGCAGCACCAGCACCTCGTCGCCGAGCGCGAACGCCTCGTCGACGTCGTGCGTGACGAACAGGATGGTCTTGCCGAGCTCGGCCTGCAGCGCCCGCATCTCGGCCTGCAGCTGGTCGCGCACGATCGGGTCGACGGCGCCGAAGGGCTCGTCCATGAGCAGGATGTTCGGGTCCGCCGCCAGCGCGCGCGCGACGCCGACGCGCTGCTGCTGGCCGCCGGAGAGCTGCGCCGGGTAGCGGTCCGCGAGCTTCG is a window encoding:
- a CDS encoding polysaccharide deacetylase family protein, whose amino-acid sequence is MQGSGREVWEARLPEMTRRTAVVLGVLALAGCSPLSDPAPADPSPSPSAPRPTSGGPTPTPTSTPVAVPAPTTAATSAAESQFAGATQASVIEALDDRAPQQWGLNLPGHLVRVDGEAVVLTLDACGGPNGSGVDVALLDVLRQLDVPAMLFLNARWIDVNRSLAEDLAAEPLFALASHGSRHLPLSVSGQSAYGIRGTASLAEAVDEIVAADAWFLEHTGAPSVLMRPGTAFTDDVAVEAARMLGRSIVGFSVNGDAGATFSADQVAAALGSAAPGDIVIAHMNQPGGGAAEGFRQALPVLLDRGVAFAHLS
- a CDS encoding ABC transporter substrate-binding protein, translated to MTRNIRRAGIALAALTAGGLVLAGCASADPLAEGETAAPAAGGDGTTLVVGSQDYYSSEIIAELYAQALEADGYTIDRQLRIGQREVYMPEIESGAIDLFPEYTGPLLQYWSPEPEERLSDEVYDALVEAAPEGLTILDQAPATDQDSYVVTREFAEQYDLTTVADLANVDVPLTMGANSEAESRPNGPMGLSEFYGIDVAFTPIEDGGGPLTIRALQDGDIQLAIVYTADPTIAENDLVVLEDPEGLFLSSNVVPIASDKVDAEAQATVNEVSAALTSEALIELNRRSTVEESPAADIAAAWLEEEGLLD
- a CDS encoding ABC transporter permease — protein: MNLFVEAIAWLLDPANWTGAGNLGQRILEHLGFSAAVVLTAAVIGIPAGIWIGHTGRGRALVIAVSSGARALPTLGLLTIFGLALGIGLEAPFLALLVLALPPVLAGAYAGVESVDRPVIGAARAVGMTEWQIVQAVELPLAAPVIIGGLRSAALQVISTATLAAYVANTGIGRPFFEGVKTQQYDMMLGASLLVGLLALVVDLGFQLAQSAAARRAEPHRARSGAKAHRAPQGAQERIHA
- a CDS encoding ABC transporter permease, whose amino-acid sequence is MTWLSQNLHIVGDLLVDHLLLAIPPILLALLLSVPLGRLAAGSPRLRTPLLTGTGLLYAIPSLAMFIIIPAITGFSLRSPATMITALTVYGCALLVRGAADAFASVPGHVRLAAAATGHSRWAMFWKVELPLAGPVLLSSLRVVTVSTVSLVTVGAVIGISSLGTLFTDGFQRGIEASILTGIVLTVAVAFALDGLCVLAGRLTMPWLRAVRA
- a CDS encoding ABC transporter ATP-binding protein — encoded protein: MIEFDSVRKQYPDGTTAVGEFSLVVPSHKVVVLLGSSGSGKTTLLRMVNRMVEPTSGTVSIDGVDVRSMDAVRLRRSIGYVLQAGGLLPHRTVADNVATVPVLEGRNRREARAAALGLLERVGLDPKLADRYPAQLSGGQQQRVGVARALAADPNILLMDEPFGAVDPIVRDQLQAEMRALQAELGKTILFVTHDVDEAFALGDEVLVLRTGAEIAQRGTPAEILASPADAFVSSFVGAESARRTLSIRDVDGRSIVVDGDGRPAGVLAG